CTCACCCCGAAACTGTCCCCGAATTTGTGAATGACGACGATGTGAGGCCAGTAAAGCGTCAGTTCAAGACGGCCGAGATCGCTGACGCCGTGATGGGTACTGAGACCCCCATTGACCAGTCTGACATGGAGTCTCTCTACCCCAAGAACATCGAGGACTTTCAGTTGGGCTTCTCGCCACCGTGCGATGACGACGGGTGTCTCGCCGAAGTTCCCGACGGTGACACCCCAGAGACAGCCCAAACGGTAAGTGGATCCACGCTCAGTTTTCGCCACGGACGCATTGTGAGCGAAGCTTCGGCTGTCTTTCAGGTGACGCTGGACATGGTTCACGTTCCAGCCACCGAGGAGAAAAACGCAGAGACCGCCAAGACTTTCAAAGTCAACTGCGATCTGAGGAACGTCAGTGAATCTGGCGTTTTGTCGGTCAATGTCCTCAACGCATCCCAGGTTACCTTCCTTAAGTGCACAATTTTGGTCAAAAGACTATTTGCCAACAACTGCGTCCATGTTGATTCCAGGACCTAATGGAGTTCTTGAATGCCAATGGAACAGAGTGCTCAGTGGTTCTGTTCTTCACGTCTTGGTGTCAGTTCTCAGCCGGCCTGGCCCCGCATTTCAATGCCCTGCCTCGGGTCTTTCCTGACATACACTTCCTAGCTCTGGATGCCTCACAGCACAGCAGGTCAAGGGTTTAATATTGTAGCATGTAGCTAATTGGTAATTTCACATTTGAAGGACATTTTGGTCTCCACATCTTTTTCTCTCCATACTCATTAGAAATAGGTCATAGAATATTGAAGGAAGGGCGGCcctgtggatgagtggttagcatgccggcctcacagtgggggatctgggttcaaatccaggtcggtccacctgtgtgggttttctctgggtgctctggttccctcccacgttccaaaaaatgatgattggacactctaaattacccctaggtgtgagtgtgaaaggttgtttgtccgcaccacttatcctcacaagagtcttGATTAAATGccaactgacattttttttggctccaGTCTGTCAACTCGATTTGGAACGGTGGCGGTCCCCAACATCCTCCTATTCCAAGGAGCCAAACCCATGGCTCGCTTCAACCACACTGAGAGAACCCTGGATGTGCTCACCTCTTTCATTGCCAACCAGACAGGTAAGTGCCAAATCACCATTGAAAATGGCCATCAATAAGACTCATCTTGGTCAGGTTTGGAGGCGGGATTGGACGGGAATGTGACGGACGCCGACCGCCTGGGCCCGTTGGCTAGCGTGCCCGTCAAGAGTGTTGACTGGCTGCTGGTCTTCTCGGTGCTCTTCATCGCCAGCTTTACCACCTACGGCATCCTCCGTACCGACAGCATACGCTGGCTCATCCCAGGCCAGGAGCATGAACACCAGGAGTGACTGATTGATggccagtttttttgtttgggaaATAGGAAAAACATTTCTATTAAAGGTGGTCTTGACGTTCATTGTCAAGTGTTTGAGAGTTCATGTGATTAAATCTATTACTAAACACAGTGACTCGGATTTAGGATTTAATTTCAGgtcagatgagtggttagcgcatcggcctcacagctccatggtcctgggttcaaatccctcatgaggataaggtggttcagaaaatgaatgaatgaaaatggtaTTGTACTGCATAGTTAGTAAGTGTTTAAGTGGTCCTCTAACAAAGAACGTGGTCATTTTAATCAGGCAGGAAAGTGAACACCCCCAGTGCTGAGTAAGAGTAAATACAGAGTAGATGACATGTTTGTGAGAGTACAGTAGTTGAGCAGTGTTGGTGGAGGACCAACTAATGAGCTGCGCTTTCCCAGCATGTCATGGTTAATGTTTAGCCCGGCAGCAAGCAGCCTTTGGCCCCGCGTTCTGCTTAGGCTCACCGGCCTCAACCTGGTTCCCCTCTCCAGGAACTACTCGACTAAGATGGTGAGTAAATAGCACAGTTATGCCGCGTGTTTGTTTTCCAATTATATCAGGGTGCGTTGTACGTGATGTGCAATTTCCGCCTGACTATCGGATAACGCTcatgaataaatattaacaCGTGCAATTGTGAAACATTGGGTTTATACTGAACTCGAGATTAGTATGGTATGAGTCAAAGTCTGGATCGCCCTAAGTAAGTGGGCCAAATATAAGGTCAATTTATTTCGCATTTTTAGTTTACTGAGATGTCAACGTTAATGGTTCTAAATGTTCCTTTCTATTCCAAGTTATTGCAATCGCCTTTTAATGACGCCGATTTTTATTACTATTCTTGGTCTGAATAACGTTTCTTGAAgctgaaacattttaaaaccaaTGTTAATGGCTCTCAAATTGAACGTATCAATAACAATATTAGTACATAGTACTAATTATTCGTTGGACGGTGTGTTGGTTTTCATTATCAAAGGCGCTACACTGCCGTCTTGTGGCCCCAGCGTTCATCGCAGGCATATCGCAGTTACATGAGGATTTCGCAAATGAATATTATTGTGACTTTTAAACCTAAGTGCTCGTATGTATGTCATTCAAACaacaaactgtgttttttttgcagtcgtCTGAGTCTCATTGGCTTCTCCCTGCTGACCGTGACCAACATGTGATGGAATTGAGGGCTG
This portion of the Stigmatopora nigra isolate UIUO_SnigA chromosome 19, RoL_Snig_1.1, whole genome shotgun sequence genome encodes:
- the txndc15 gene encoding thioredoxin domain-containing protein 15; amino-acid sequence: MSGDIPNPKSSYNFYFILILLFSAVTSYEHDELVVSKEDEVAISHPETVPEFVNDDDVRPVKRQFKTAEIADAVMGTETPIDQSDMESLYPKNIEDFQLGFSPPCDDDGCLAEVPDGDTPETAQTVTLDMVHVPATEEKNAETAKTFKVNCDLRNVSESGVLSVNVLNASQDLMEFLNANGTECSVVLFFTSWCQFSAGLAPHFNALPRVFPDIHFLALDASQHSSLSTRFGTVAVPNILLFQGAKPMARFNHTERTLDVLTSFIANQTGLEAGLDGNVTDADRLGPLASVPVKSVDWLLVFSVLFIASFTTYGILRTDSIRWLIPGQEHEHQE